A window of Coregonus clupeaformis isolate EN_2021a chromosome 28, ASM2061545v1, whole genome shotgun sequence contains these coding sequences:
- the LOC121543502 gene encoding AT-rich interactive domain-containing protein 1A-like isoform X1: protein MAAQVASAATLNTSPPSELKKPDRDPKEDSILGEKQQENKQPGLVRGSPGRGDLHDGADVGNAGGGGEPEMKNGNGNPSRTNNNQNDSIGSEGNNHPGMVHHHGSGFPPPSYGYSQHYGRAPFHQHGGQQSPGMAAAAGPAVQSSNMMDPYQPNSHDHGFSNHQFNNYNPFPNRTPYSGQGYGMNPSRNTQAPAAGGQPANVKQQPAGGPTAMSASYNNQRYNMGNPQPTSTPTLNQLLTSPSSTRVYPNYPSTEYSNQEGASKGPTDTGSSGQYGGGNPGWQQRTHHPPPMSPGSTGQPLGRSQPPGAMDPMAKMRGQPYGGGSPYSQQPGQGPPPGAQQGHAYPGQGYGPLGSQRYPVGMQGRTPGAMGGMQYGQQMPSYGQQGPAGYGPQGQGPYYGQQGQASHPGQQQGPYPQAPPGQQGGQTPYPQQSHPPQTSASHAQGGPPYPQPHMPPQSQGPQPGPSQGPPQSQPPYSQGPAQAQAQSGQPPYPQLQGPPSQPPQQASSQVPAGSQPQPSYPPTQGPQQLPTQQQQQPQTPSQPPQQPPGHSQHPQGQPASYSQNPPQQQQQLQQQQSQQSPYQRFPPPPQQEISQDSFSSQSSAPPSNQPKSGSEDVNLQGRPSSLPVSPHPTCAKDLSGSIDDLPTGTDGALSPGVSTSGVSSSQGEQSNLAQSPFSPHTSPHLPGIRGPSPSPAGSPASATTSRTGPLSPATMPGTQMPPRPSSVQSDGSLHPAMSQSPMAQDRGFMQRNPQMPPYSSPQSASPLSPRQSSGGQMHPGMGPYQQQNNSMGGYGPQGGQYGPQGYPRQPGYNNMPNANYPGPGMGNPMNPGPGIGNPMNPMSGQGGPPYAGIPPGRMPPGQMGVRPYGPNMGPNMPPNMGNMPPQVGSGMCPPPGLNRKAQEAAAVVMQHTATNSIHSRMPGYPNMSPGMMGSGAPYGPPMNNMPGMMNAQVGPPFPMGPNMANNSSGMAPSPEFGMDGKMNQGQKMNNKVDGTPKAEPTKSKKSSSSTTTNEKITRLYELGPELERKMWVDRYLGFIEEKAMGMTNLPAVGRKPLDLFRLYVSVKEIGGFAQVSVNKNKKWRELSTNLNVGTSSSAASSLKKQYIQCLYAFECKIERGEDPPPEIITDNKKANQAKVQPPSPAGSGSLQGPQTPQSTSSSMAEGSDLKPPTPASTPHPTQMPPGARSNVALQDPFADGSDPAFPRRNSMTPNSGYQSGMSTPEMPARMGPGPYEGPGPNKDPFGAMRKVGEQFLPASQGPNSGIAEQQQFNRGPPPGAMGNMSMAQRQQYGPGPYGQGYERRPEQGMGPEGSMGSVAPQPNLMPANADTGMYSPNRYPPQQQPRNDSYGNQYPGHGTPPGGSYPNQQPGMYPQQQQNYKRPVEGGYPPAKRHEGEMYSGPFSGGPQQQQQQQPQQPAAASAPPAGQPEMYQPQYSGGSFPGTDRRVSGPQGQFPFPFNRERMQAATGLNAQPSMPPQMMQPGPDGPQGGMWQGRGEINYPGNYPNRQGGPPGGSAQGPGLNRGSEEMMSSEQRMNHEGQWGPGQMGPRQPPYGPGGTGPPMTRTLQSNYQSAQAMQNHIPQVSSPSPMPRGGPMESRTSPSKSPYMHSGIKMQKAGPPVPASHIVPQSVQSPLIRRDMPFPPGSVEATHPVLKPRRRLTTKDIGTPEAWRVMMSLKSGLLAESTWALDTINILLYDDNSISTFNLNTLPGLLELVVEYFRRCLIEIFGILREYEVGDPGQRTLLDPEALDRDWSCTEDEDMEVEGEEDDDDEEEEEEEVVQRSKQPARTTFEGQAQVKQEDEQESCSEWDTLKEKDAENEEKRGKSSSSFEQPSSSSDPPTLGPATPQERPKQASKFDKLPLKMVRKKDPFAAGRVSQRGKVQEFDSGLLHWSAGGGDSTEHIQTHFERKEDFLEPRERVLVVPTARRKRPEPEMVGDKDNATTTEKDKEKGEEDQRPSQPSSTEKASTSTGTSADSKEGKSERLEAETEETSQTEEPQSQQENDKPRGPPGQQVPQRVVEDEPHSKDEGPLVTLANWQDALARRCICVSNIVRSLSFVPGNDQEMSKHPGLMLLLGRLVLLHHRHPERKQAPLTYEKEEESDDSLGQRDEWWWDCLSLLRENGLVTLANISGQLDLSIYPESICLPLLDGLLHWAVCPSAEAQDPFPTLGPHSAMSPQRLVLETLSKLSIQDNNVDLVLATPPLGRLEKLYGTLVRLVGERKVAVCREMSVVLLANLAQGDSMAARAIAVQKGSVGNLLGFLEDSLAATQLQQSQSSLLHLQGMHFEPTSNDMMRRAARALHALAKVEENHSEFTLYESRLLDLSVSPLMNSVVSHVICDVLFLIGQS, encoded by the exons ATGGCCGCTCAGGTCGCCAGCGCCGCCACTCTCAACACAAGCCCGCCTTCCGAACTAAAGAAGCCGGATCGAGACCCAAAGGAGGATTCTATACTGGGGGAAAAGCAGCAGGAAAACAAGCAGCCGGGATTAGTGCGCGGATCTCCGGGCCGGGGGGATCTGCACGACGGGGCCGATGTTGGAAatgcagggggaggaggggaaccTGAGATGAAGAACGGGAACGGGAACCCGTCCAGGACTAATAATAATCAGAATGATTCCATTGGATCCGAGGGGAATAACCATCCCGGGATGGTACACCACCACGGGTCTGGTTTTCCTCCACCTTCTTATGGATACAGTCAACACTACGGCCGGGCCCCTTTTCATCAACATGGCGGACAACAAAGCCCTGGCATGGCAGCTGCTGCAGGTCCAGCCGTGCAGTCGAGCAATATGATGGACCCATATCAACCCAATTCGCACGACCATGGCTTTTCTAACCACCAGTTTAACAATTACAATCCATTCCCGAACAGAACTCCCTATTCTGGCCAAGGATACGGCATGAACCCCTCGCGTAATACCCAGGCTCCGGCAGCTGGGGgacagccagctaacgttaagcAGCAACCAGCAGGAGGACCCACAGCAATGTCTGCATCGTACAACAATCAGAGATATAATATGGGGAATCCACAGCCAACGTCTACCCCAACCCTCAACCAGCTCCTAACCTCCCCAAGCTCCACGCGGGTATATCCAAATTACCCATCTACTGAATATAGTAATCAGGAAGGAGCTAGTAAGGGACCAACAGACACGGGCAGTAGCGGTCAGTATGGAGGGGGGAATCCGGGTTGGCAACAAAGGACCCATCATCCACCGCCTATGAGCCCTGGAAGTACAGGGCAACCCCTAGGTAGAAGCCAG CCCCCAGGTGCAATGGATCCGATGGCTAAAATGAGAGGCCAGCCGTACGGAGGAGGCAGTCCATACTCCCAACAGCCTGGGCAGGGGCCTCCCCCAGGAGCCCAGCAGGGTCATGCATACCCGGGCCAAGGCTACGGTCCCCTTGGCTCCCAGAGATACCCGGTGGGCATGCAGGGCCGCACCCCTGGGGCTATGGGGGGCATGCAGTACGGGCAGCAG ATGCCATCTTATGGACAGCAGGGACCAGCAGGCTATGGGCCTCAGGGCCAAGGGCCCTACTACGGCCAACAGGGCCAGGCTTCACACCCAGGCCAGCAGCAAGGGCCTTACCCCCAGGCACCACCGGGTCAGCAGGGTGGTCAGACACCCTACCCTCAGCAGTCCCACCCTCCCCAGACATCAGCCTCACACGCACAGGGTGGGCCACCATATCCACAGCCCCACATGCCCCCCCAGTCCCAGGGCCCGCAGCCAGGTCCATCCCAAGGGCCCCCGCAGTCTCAGCCGCCCTACTCCCAGGGTCCGGCCCAGGCTCAGGCACAGTCTGGTCAGCCTCCTTATCCCCAGCTGCAGGGGCCTCCCAGCCAGCCTCCACAGCAGGCCAGCTCCCAGGTCCCAGCAGGGTCGCAGCCCCAGCCTAGCTATCCACCCACGCAGGGCCCACAGCAGCTCCctacacagcagcagcagcaaccccAGACACCCTCTCAACCCCCTCAGCAACCACCAGGTCACAGCCAGCATCCACAGGGTCAGCCTGCATCCTACTCCCAGAATCCTCCACAGCAACAACAGCAGCTGCAACAACAACAGTCACAGCAGTCACCTTACCAACGCTTCCCTCCTCCACCACAGCAG GAGATATCCCAGGACTCGTTCAGTTCCCAGTCTAGCGCCCCTCCCTCCAACCAGCCCAAAAGTGGCTCAGAGGACGTCAACCTGCAAGGCCGGCCGTCCAGCCTACCGGTGAGTCCTCACCCAACCTGTGCAAAG GATCTCTCAGGCTCCATCGATGACCTACCCACGGGCACGGATGGCGCTCTGAGTCCTGGTGTGAGCACTTCAGGTGTGTCAAGCAGCCAGGGCGAGCAGAGCAACCTGGCCCAGTCGCCCTTCTCGCCCCACACCTCTCCCCACCTGCCAGGCATCCGAGGGCCCTCGCCGTCACCCGCCGGCTCCCCCGCCAGTGCCACCACCTCCCGCACGGGGCCCCTCTCACCAGCCACAATGCCAG GGACCCAGATGCCCCCCAGGCCATCGAGTGTGCAGTCTGACGGGAGTCTGCACCCCGCCATGAGCCAGTCTCCCATGGCCCAGGACAGAG GGTTCATGCAGAGAAACCCCCAGATGCCCCCCTACAGCTCACCACAGTCTGCCTCTCCCCTGTCACCCCGACAGTCCTCTGGAGGCCAGATGCACCCTGGGATGGGGCCTTATCAGCAGCAGAACAACTCCATGGGGGGCTATGGACCTCAGGGTGGGCAGTATGGCCCACAAG GTTACCCCCGGCAACCTGGCTACAACAACATGCCCAATGCCAACTACCCCGGCCCTGGCATGGGCAACCCCATGAACCCCGGCCCTGGCATTGGCAACCCCATGAACCCCATGTCTGGGCAAGGGGGGCCACCGTACGCGGGCATCCCCCCTGGTAGAATGCCTCCGGGCCAGATGGGAGTGCGTCCCTATGGCCCCAACATGGGGCCCAACATGCCACCCAACATGGGCAACATGCCACCTCAGGTGGGCTCAGGGATGTGCCCTCCCCCCGGCCTCAACCGGAAGGCCCAGGAGGCTGCAGCTGTAGTCATGCAGCACACTGCTACCAACTCCATACACAGCAG GATGCCTGGCTACCCCAACATGTCCCCTGGCATGATGGGCTCTGGTGCCCCCTATGGCCCTCCCATGAACAACATGCCTGGCATGATGAACGCGCAGGTTGGCCCGCCTTTCCCTATGGGGCCCAACATGGCCAATAACTCCAGTG GTATGGCCCCGAGTCCAGAGTTTGGTATGGATGGGAAAATGAACCAGGGCCAAAAGATGAACAACAAAGTGGACGGAACACCGAAAGCGGAACCGACTAAATCCAAG AAGTCGAGCTCTTCCACGACAACCAACGAGAAGATCACGCGTCTGTACGAGCTGGGCCCCGAGCTCGAGAGGAAGATGTGGGTGGACCGCTACCTGGGCTTTATCGAGGAGAAAGCCATGGGCATGACCAACCTGCCTGCTGTGGGCCGCAAGCCCCTGGACCTCTTCAGACTCTACGTCTCGGTCAAGGAGATTGGAGGCTTCGCACAGGTCAGt GTGAACAAGAACAAGAAGTGGCGTGAGCTGTCCACCAACCTGAACGTTGGCACGTCGAGCAGCGCCGCCAGCTCCTTGAAGAAGCAGTACATCCAGTGTCTATACGCCTTCGAGTGCAAGATCGAACGCGGGGAGGACCCCCCTCCTGAGATCATCACTGACAACAAGAAGGCCAACCAGGCCAAGGTCCAGCCACCCTCCCCAG CTGGGTCAGGCTCTCTCCAGGGCCCTCAGACCCCCCAGTCCACCAGCAGCTCCATGGCCGAGGGCAGCGACCTCAAGCCCCCCACACCCGCCTCCACCCCACACCCCACCCAGATGCCACCCGGGGCCAG GAGCAATGTGGCGTTGCAGGACCCATTTGCTGATGGTAGTGACCCTGCTTTCCCCAGAAGGAACTCCATGACCCCTAACTCTGGCTACCAGTCTGGCATGAGTACACCAGAGATGCCAGCTCGCATGGGTCCAGGGCCCTACGAGGGTCCAGGGCCTAACAAAGACCCCTTTGGTGCCATGCGGAAAG TTGGGGAGCAGTTCTTGCCTGCCAGTCAGGGTCCTAACAGTGGGATTGCTGAGCAGCAGCAGTTTAACCGCGGGCCTCCACCAGGTGCTATGGGGAACATGTCGATGGCTCAGAGACAGCAGTACGGACCAGGACCTTACGGACAAGGCTACGAGAGGAG GCCAGAGCAGGGGATGGGCCCAGAGGGCAGCATGGGATCTGTTGCACCGCAGCCAAACCTGATGCCCGCCAACGCCGACACAGGGATGTACTCGCCAAACCGCTACCCACCACAGCAGCAGCCACG GAATGATTCCTATGGTAATCAATATCCTGGCCATGGTACTCCCCCTGGTGGTTCCTATCCCAATCAGCAGCCAGGAATGTACCCACAGCAACAACAG AACTATAAGCGTCCTGTGGAAGGGGGCTACCCACCAGCGAAGCGTCACGAGGGGGAGATGTACAGCGGGCCCTTCAGTGGAGgtccacagcagcagcagcaacaacaaccgcAGCAGCCAGCAGCAGCCTCTGCACCCCCTGCTGGCCAGCCAGAGATGTACCAACCCCAGTACAGTGGCGGCTCCTTCCCCGGCACTGATCGCCGCGTATCTGGTCCCCAGGGCCAGTTCCCCTTCCCCTTCAACAGGGAGCGCATGCAGGCTGCCACGGGGCTCAACGCCCAGCCCTCAATGCCCCCTCAGATGATGCAGCCAGGCCCTGACGGCCCCCAGGGTGGCATGTGGCAGGGCCGCGGGGAGATTAACTATCCCGGCAACTACCCCAACCGGCAGGGTGGTCCACCAGGGGGCTCAGCCCAGGGACCCGGCCTGAACCGCGGTTCGGAGGAAATGATGTCATCGGAGCAGCGCATGAACCACGAGGGCCAATGGGGGCCAGGTCAGATGGGCCCTCGGCAGCCCCCCTACGGCCCTGGAGGGACGGGCCCGCCCATGACCCGCACCCTACAGTCCAACTACCAATCCGCTCAGGCCATGCAGAACCACATTCCACAGGTGTCCAGTCCCTCCCCCATGCCCCGTGGGGGCCCCATGGAGAGCCGGACGTCGCCCAGTAAATCTCCCTACATGCACAGTGGCATCAAGATGCAAAAGGCGGGGCCCCCGGTTCCTGCCTCTCACATAGTGCCCCAGTCTGTGCAGTCCCCTCTGATCCGTAGAGACATGCCCTTTCCCCCAGGCTCAGTAGAGGCCACCCACCCCGTCCTAAAACCACGCCGACGCCTCACCACGAAAGATATCG GGACCCCAGAGGCTTGGAGGGTGATGATGTCCCTAAAGTCTGGCCTGCTGGCTGAGAGCACGTGGGCCCTGGACACTATCAACATCCTCCTGTATGATGACAACAGCATCTCCACCTTCAACCTCAATACG CTGCCTGGCCTGCTGGAGCTGGTGGTGGAGTACTTCCGGCGCTGCCTCATCGAGATCTTCGGCATCCTGCGCGAGTACGAGGTGGGCGACCCCGGCCAGAGGACTCTACTGGACCCTGAAGCCCTGGACCGAGACTGGAGCTGCACGGAAGATGAGGAcatggaggtggagggagaggaggatgatgacgatgaggaagaagaggaggaggaggtggtgcagCGTTCAAAACAGCCGGCCAGGACGACATTCGAGGGACAGGCTCAGGTGAAGCAAGAGGATGAGCAGGAGTCGTGCTCGGAATGGGACACTCTGAAAGAGAAGGACGCTGAAaatgaggagaagagagggaagagctCCTCTTCATTTGAGCAGCCCAGCTCTTCATCGGACCCCCCTACCCTGGGCCCGGCTACCCCCCAGGAGAGACCCAAACAGGCTAGCAAGTTCGACAAGCTCCCCCTCAAGATGGTACGGAAGAAGGACCCGTTTGCAGCAGGCAGGGTGAGCCAGAGAGGCAAAGTGCAGGAGTTTGACAGTGGGCTGCTCCACTGGAGCGCCGGCGGGGGGGACAGCACGGAACATATCCAGACCCACTTTGAGAGGAAGGAGGACTTCCTGGAGCCACGAGAACGGGTGCTGGTCGTCCCCACAGCCAGGAGGAAAAGGCCAGAACCAGAGATGGTGGGGGACAAGGACAATGCTACCACCACAGAGAAAGacaaggagaagggggaggaagaTCAGAGGCCCTCCCAGCCATCATCCACAGAGAAGGCCTCAACATCAACCGGCACCTCAGCCGACAGTAAGGAGGGGAAGTCCGAGCGCTTGGAAGCTGAGACAGAGGAAACATCACAGACGGAAGAGCCCCAGAGCCAGCAGGAGAACGACAAACCGAGAGGCCCTCCTGGTCAGCAGGTCCCCCAGCGTGTGGTGGAGGACGAGCCTCACAGCAAAGACGAGGGCCCACTGGTTACGCTGGCCAACTGGCAGGACGCTCTGGCCCGCCGCTGCATCTGCGTCTCCAACATTGTGCGCAGCCTCTCCTTCGTGCCTGGCAATGACCAGGAGATGTCCAAACACCCGGGCCTCATGCTGCTGCTGGGTCGCCTAGTGCTGCTGCACCACCGCCACCCTGAGAGGAAGCAGGCCCCGCTCACCTACGAAAAGGAGGAGGAGTCTGATGACAGCCTTGGCCAGAGGGACGAATGGTGGTGGGACTGCCTGTCGCTGCTGAGGGAGAACGGCCtggtcactctggccaacatctCTGGCCAGCTGGACCTCTCCAtctaccccgagagcatctgccTTCCGCTGCTGGACGGCCTCCTCCACTGGGCCGTGTGCCCCTCGGCTGAGGCCCAGGACCCCTTCCCCACATTGGGGCCCCACAGTGCAATGTCACCCCAGAGACTGGTCCTGGAGACCCTCAGCAAGCTGAGCATCCAAGACAACAATGTGGACCTGGTCCTGGCCACGCCGCCGTTGGGTCGGTTAGAGAAGCTGTATGGGACCTTGGTGCGGCTGGTTGGGGAGAGAAAGGTGGCCGTCTGCAGGGAGATGTCGGTGGTGTTGCTGGCCAACCTGGCCCAGGGAGACAGCATGGCAGCGCGCGCCATCGCCGTGCAGAAGGGAAGCGTGGGTAACCTCCTGGGCTTCTTGGAGGATAGCCTGGCGGCCACCCAGCTACAGCAGagccagagctctctgctgcacCTGCAGGGGATGCACTTCGAGCCCACCAGTAATGACATGATGCGACGGGCGGCCCGGGCCCTGCACGCCTTAGCCAAGGTGGAGGAGAACCACTCAGAGTTCACACTGTACGAATCGCGCCTCCTCGACCTCTCCGTGTCACCGCTCATGAACTCAGTGGTGTCTCACGTCATCTGCGATGTACTCTTTCTGATTGGCCAGTCATGA